From the genome of Sporomusa sphaeroides DSM 2875:
AGAATGCACTGGTGGCTGCACAAACAGCCATGGCTGCTGCACATGCTGCGGCAGTAGCTTTGCAGAATGGTACACCTGCTCCGGTACCGACAGCAGCTGATGTAGCCTTGCTTGCAAATACAGCCGCAGCTCTCGCAGCCACTGCCGCAGATAGTGCTACTTCGGCTACGCAAACTGCTGCTAATGATCTAAAAAACGCGGCTACTAACTTAAAAACCGAGGCGGATAAATTGGCTGCTACACCTCCAACATCAACTATAGGTGCAGTAGTTGGACTTGCAGCCACTGCGGAAGGATTTGCAAATACAGCAGTTACCGCTGCAAACGGAGCATTCACTACTGCAGAAGCAGCACGACAGGCAGCAGAAGCTGACCAGCAACTTAAAAAAACTGCACAAACAGCTGCATCACAAACAGCGCTTGATGCAGCAACTGCTGTTACAAATGCATCGGAGGCAGTGAAAGCAGCCTATAACGAAACATCTAAAGTACCGATGCAGGTTACCATATATGATTCACAAGGAAATCCATACACCATAAACGCCAGCATTATCAAGACCGGAGATAATACCTGGGAGTTTACTCCTTCCGGGACTGCTGTTAACAAAGATGGTGTTACCGTCGGCACAATAACCGGGAATCCGTCGACAATAGCCTTTGATCGTTTTGGTGTGTATGATGCGTTAAACACCATGGTAAACAGCCTGACGATTGATCCGGCAGGCGGACCCTATGCCGGTGCCGGTGCGTTCACAGTTGATCTGGATTTTTCGGCAATTTCTCAATATGCCAGTGAGTCTACAGCTAAAGCAACCGAGCAAAATGGCTGGGCTGACGGTACTTTAGACGGTGTTACCATTGATGCTACAGGTACGATTGTGGGTAATTTTACCAATGGTATGAGTAAGAATCTGGCAAGGGTTGCGATGGCTGTATTTAATAATCCCGGCGGCCTGAATAAAGCCGGTGACAATCTGTATACTGAGACCAATAACTCCGGCATTGCGGACATCGGCACAAGCGGTACCGGCGGGCGCGGTGAATTTGCCGGCGGTACGCTGGAAATGTCCAATGTCGATTTGGCTCAGCAATTCAGTGATATGATTATTACCCAGCGCGGCTTCCAGGCCAACTCCAAAATTATTACCACAACCGACGAAATGCTGGAATTGCTGGCTAACTTGAAGCGATAATTGCATGAAGGGTAGCGGAGGGAAGACCTCTCTTCCGCTACCTGCTTTTTCCTAACAGAAAGGATAATTTTCTTAAAAAAAGCAAGTGAGGAGGACTGACATGATAAAGGTTACCAAACTTAAGTCGCAAGACCGCGATTTTGTGGTGAATGCCGAACTGATTGAAACCATTGAGGAGACACCCGATACGGTAATTACGTTAACCAGCGGCAAAAAACTGATTGTGGAAGAATCAATGGATGAAATTGTACGCATGGTTATGGATTACCGGCGGGCATTGTTTAGAAATATGCGGTAACCTCTCCTTATATATATAACGTGCTAAATATTTTTGCAGGCGGGTGGTGTGTTGGCAAAAGCGTAAGCCAAACGCCAGTGGTGGAGCGTTGTCAATACACCACCCGCCTGCGACTGCCAGATTCTTTAACGCGGAATATATAGCTGGTAAGCTGCATGTCAATGAAACAAATATCTATGTAATGGAGGTGTGCCAGTGGCTGAAGAGGAAAAACCAAAAAAAATGTCAATGATGACAATTATCATTTTGATCGTTGTGGGCTTAATTTTAGCCGGTGGTATTTCGTACTTGATTGCGACAAGAGTGGTATCTGACAAAACGGTTGAGAAAAGTGCGCTGCATGAGCCGGGACATTTTATTAAGCTAGGGGATGCAAAAGACGGACTTATTCTCAATATTGGCGGAGTCAATAGCGGCCGGTACCTTAAAATCGGTTTGATTGTGGAATTGAAACCTGAGAAGAAAACAGCGCAAAAAGAAGGGAAATTGCCCTCACCTGAGGAAATAAAGATATTGGATACTGCAGTTTATGTCTTACGTTCGCAGAAAATAGAAGATTTTGACCCGGCAAAACAAGATCAGCTAAAAGAAGTATTAAAAAATGAAATTAATACAGTTCTTGGCGGCGAACGGGTTTATGACATTTATATTACCAATTTTGTTTTACAGTAGAATCATGTCGAATATTCTTGTATAATAAATTAACTGCTCGTTAAGTACATAGTTTTGTTTTTTGTGGAAAGGTGGGGGAGGATTGGCAGGGCCTGATGTTTTATCACAATCCGAAATCGATGATTTACTGTCAGCTTTGTCGACTGGTGTTGTCACTGCTGAGGAAATAAAAACTGAAGAAAAACAGCGTAAGATTAAAATCTATGACTTTAAGCGTCCGGATAAGTTTTCTAAAGACCAAATCCGTACCATCTACATGCTGCACGAAAATTTCGCGCGCATGATCAATACCTACCTTTCAGCCCATCTGCGGACACTTATTCATATTGATGTTGCTTCTGTTGACCAACTGACATATGAGGAATTTATCCGGTCAATGCCCAATCCCAGTGTTATTAGTATTTTCCAGATGCGGCCGCTAAAAGGCAACGCAATCCTGGAGATAAATCCTAACATTGTGTTAGCGATTATTGACAGATTGTTTGGCGGTCCTGGATTGCCTCCTGCCAAAGCACGTGCCTTGACTGATATTGAGGAAGCCATTATTCGTAAGGTTATTCATAAAGCTATGGAAAGCATGCAGGAAGCTTGGAAGCAAGTTGTAAGTATCGAGCCCCGGATGGAGGCTTTAGAGACCAACCCGCAGTTTACTCAGATTGTCCCTCCCAATGACATGGTGGTACTGATTACGCTTCAGGCAAAGATTGGTCAGGCGGAAGGGCTGATGAATATCTGTATCCCCTATTTAGTGCTTGAACCAATTATGTCTAAGTTGACAACGACTTTTTGGGTGTCTTCTTCAACAGCCAAACAATCTTCGCCGGAAACCATGAATACGTTGCAGCGCAAGCTGGAGAAAACCCTTATTCCTGTTATTACAGAACTTGGACGGGCTACTATCAGCGTTCATGAACTTTTGAATTTGGGAGTGGGGGATGTGTTGCAGCTTGACACTAAGGCTGAAAATGATTTGAGTGTCATTATTGGCAGCCGGGAAAAGTTTAAGTGTAAACCAGGTTTAGTCGGACATAAAAATGCAATACAAATTACTCAAGTAATTTCCCAAGGAGATGATAATGATGAGTGACGGATTCCTGTCCCAGGAAGAAATAGACGCTTTATTAAGAGGCGAACCGGTAGCAGCCTCGCCATCTCCGGCTGGGCAAGAGTTGTCGGATATTGAAAAAGATGCTTTGGGTGAGATTGGCAATATCTCTATGGGGACGGCCGCTACTACGCTGTCTGTGCTTTTGGGCAGACGGGTCTCAATTACTACCCCGAAAGTCTCAATATCCACTCTGGATGAAATAAAGCGCCAGTATCCGCTGCCATATTTGGTTATTGAAGTAGGGTATACCCAGGGATTGCTGGGAACCAATATTTTAGCTATACGCGAGCAAGATGCGTTAATTATTGCCGATCTGATGATGGGCGGTGACGGTTCCAATCCGCCGACCGAATTAAATGAATTGTACATGAGTGCTGTCAGTGAATCTATGAACCAGATGATGGGTTCAACAGCTACATCCATATCTACCATTTTCAAGAAAAAAGTGGATATAGCGCCACCCAAGGTCAATTTGCTGGATTTTGCCATAGATCCTGATATTACTCAGATTGTTACAGGTAGCGATCCTTTGGTACGGGTGTCTTTCCGGATGGAAGTAGAAGAGCTTATTGACAGTGAACTTATGCAGCTTATGCCGCTTAGTGTTGCCAAAGAAATGGTGGAAAATTTGATGAATGCCGTTCAGCAGCCGGCAGCAGCTCCGCCGCCGCAGCCGGCGCCGCCTAAACCCGCAGCGCCGCCACCGCAACCGGCTCCTGCTTATGCTCAACCGACCCAGCAGCCGGTGCAAAATGTGGCAGTGCAACCTGTTCAATTTGCGCCGTTAAAACCAGGGGGCATGCCTGGTGTTGACACCAATATTGGCCTGCTTCTAGATGTACCGTTGCAAATTACGGTTGAGTTGGGCCGCACCCGCAAACTAATCCGTGATATTCTCGAATTAGCGCCAGGTTCGGTGATCGAACTCGATAAGCTGGCCGGCGAGCCGGTAGATATTTTAGCTAATGGCAAATTGATTGCCAAAGGGGAAGTTGTAGTTATTGACGAAAACTTTGGTGTGAGAATCACCGATGTGATAAGTCCCTTGGAGCGGGTTAACAATCTCCAGTAGCAATTCCAAATAAATTTCGAAATAGGGAGAGATTATTTTAATGGCGATTAAAGTTTTAGTCGTGGATGATGCTGCTTTTATGCGCATGATGATTAAAGATATTTTATCCAAAAACGGCTATGATGTAGTTGGCGAAGCGGAAAACGGTCTTAAGGCACTGGAAAAATATCAGGAGCTTAAGCCTGATTTGACCACAATGGATATTACTATGCCGGAAATGGATGGAATTACTGCCGTAAAAGAAATTAAAAAAATTGATCCCAGTGCTAAAGTGATTATGTGCAGCGCAATGGGACAGCAGGCTATGGTTATTGAAGCAATTCAGTCAGGGGCCCGCGACTTTATCGTTAAGCCGTTCCAGCCTGACCGTGTGCTTGAAGCTGTCCGTAAAGCAGTTGGCTAGATGGGAATATACTATACATGCGCAGTAAATTTCATCTAAGCGGTAGTGTTGTACTCATTATTTTTGTTTTGTTATTTTTGACAGGCCAGGTGCTGGCAGCCGCGGAAACAGGCGAATATTTAAAATATCAAGAGCCTCAGCCGGCGGCATCCTCCTGGCTTGCTACCAGTAGTTATATTATTTCGTTGCTGTTAACTTTTTTGCTGGTTCTTGGGCTTGCCTATTTTACATCTAAATTTTTGGGGCAAAGAATGACACGGGCCGGAGGTTTTGGCGGCAAAGTGTATTCTACTTTGTCGTTGGGTCCTAATCGTGCTGTTCATGTGGTAGAGATAGCAGGCAAGTTTATGGTGCTTGGGGTGACCGAGCAGAATATTACGCTGCTCAATGAGATTACATCATCAACTGAGATTGAGCGTATTAAAGCTTTGCAGTCTACTGCTAATGCCCTGCCGCCCGAACAGTTTGGCAGCATTTTTCGCCGCCAGCTCGTCTCGCTCAAGCAGATGCCAAGAAATTTTCCCCTTGTTTTCGGTTCAGACACTCCCGAAACAGTTGATAAGGAGCCTGAAAACAATAATAGGAAGAGGTAAATAGAGTGTCACGATGGATTACATATGCAAAAACATGGCATTACCATGTTTTTGTTTTGATCTTAATTATAGCACTGGCTTTTCCGGCAATGGCTAAAGCAGCACCATTGATTCCCAATATTAATATTGGGGTGGAAGAAGCGAATAATCCCCAGGATGTTGCTCTGAGCCTGCAAGTTCTGTTAACATTAACGGTGCTTTCTCTGGCACCGTCTATTTTGATTATGATGACATCCTTTACTCGCATTATTGTCGTATTATCCTTTATGCGCAGTGCATTGGCAACCCAACAAATGCCACCGAATCAGGTTTTAATCGGACTGGCTTTGTTTTTAACCTTTTTTACGATGTCGCCTTATTTTGATCAGGTGAATAAAAATGCGCTCCAGCCCATGCTGGCCGGGACGATAAACCAGGAAACGGCACTTACCGAAGCCATGAACCCTATGCGTGAGTTTATGTTCAAACAAACCCGTGAAAATGATCTGGCTTTATTTGTAAATATGTCGGAAATGGCGCGCCCTAATGCGCCGGAAGATGTCCCCACCTCGGTGTTGATTCCCGCTTTTATTATTAGCGAGCTGAAGACGGCTTTTCAAATTGGCTTTTTAATTTACATTCCTTTTATCGTAATTGATATGGTGGTGGCCAGCACCCTTATGGCTATGGGGATGATGATGGTGCCGCCGGTAATGATCTCGCTGCCTTTTAAACTTTTACTATTTGTACTGGTAGATGGCTGGCATTTGGTTGTCCGTTCATTGGTCAGTAGTTTTCACTAAGAGGAGGGCGCTTATGTCGGGAGATATGGCTATCCAGTTAGGCCGGAATGCATTGGCTATGGTTATGATGGTCGCAGCTCCGATGCTTGTTCTTGGCTTGCTGGTTGGTATTATGGTGAGCATATTTCAAGCGACAACCCAAATACAGGAACAGACACTTGTGTTTATTCCCAAGATCATCGCTGTTTTTGTTGCTATACTTGTTTTTGGGCCATGGATGTTGAGTATAATGGTTGATTATACCAGAGAGATATTTATGAATCTGCCGGCCATGGTACGCTAACTGGAAGGAGCAGCGGTATTTCTACATAGATTGGTGGTAAGCAATATTGGATTTGTTTACTTTACTGCAAAACCAGTTAGGCTTTTGCCTGTTGATCTTTGCGCGAATGAGCGGGATTTTTTCGACAGCCCCGATGTTTGGTGCCCGCAATGTTCCGGTAATGGTCAAAGCCGGGCTGTCGTTACTATTATCCTATATATTGTTACCGCTGTTAGCTGAACCAAATCTCATTTTGCCGGACGCCTTATTATCCTATGTTGCTTTGATTATCGGTGAATTTTTAATCGGCCTGATCATGGGATTTGCCTGTTCGTTTATCTTTCATGGAATACAGATGACAGGGGCATTGTTAGATACGCAAATCGGCTTTGGGATGGTGAATGTCTTTGATCCGCTAATTGGCCAGCAGGTGCCGATTATTGGCAATTTTAAATATATCTTGGCGATGCTGGTTTATTTGGTAAGTAACAGCCATCATCTTTTTTTGTCAGCTATGTTTTACAGTTTCAAAATCATTCCGGTAACCAAGGGGTTATTTCAGCCCAATATGCTGGCTAATATTATGGTGGATATGCTTGTTGCCATTTTTATTATTGCAGTTAAGATTAGTTTGCCGATTTCGGTTGCTTTAGTGCTTACCGATGTAGCTTTAGGTATTTTAGCCCGTACTATGCCCCAAATGAATATTTTTGTCGTTGGTGTGCCGGGCAAAATTCTTGTCGGCATTTTTGTACTATCTTTGGCTTTACCATTTTACATTGTTTTCTTGGAGGTAGTTTTCAATGAAATTTTCCACCACATGTACCGCCTCCTGGAAAGTTTTGCGCCAGTCTAAAGATAACCGGTATAAGCTGACCAGCTTTGACCTGCAGTTATTTAATGGTGAAAAGACGGAAGAGGCTACTCCGAAACGCAGGCAGGAGTCCAGAAAAAAAGGACAGGTGGCCAAAAGCAATGAAATTAATTCGGTATTTGTTATTCTGGCTGCTTTTTGCACACTTAAGTTTTTAGGAGATCATGCCTATACTCAGCTGACAGGCTTTATGAAAACAACTTTGTCAAGTTTGGCTACACCGGACTTTACGTTTCAGTCTGTGCAATTAATATATGTTAAGGCAGTTGTAGTATTGTTAAAAACAGTTTTGCCTGTTTTGTTTGTTATCATGATCATTGCGGTAATGATCAATTTTATGCAAGTTGGGGCCATGTTTTCGACAGAGGTTATCATGCCGAAATTTAGCAAGCTGAATCCGATATCCGGCTTTCAGCGCTTATTTTCCAAAAGATCACTTGTCGAACTGGCAAAGTCTATTTTCAAGGTATGTATTATCGGTTATTTTATTTACCGCTTTGCGGTGTTACAAACAGGAGATATTCCTAAGTTAATTAATATGGAGATTATCGATTCGGTGGCACTGGCGGCTTCGCTGGTGATTGACCTGGCTTTTCAGATTATTGCCGTGATGATGATTCTGGCAATCTTTGATTATATCTATCAATGGTGGGAACATAACCAGAGCATAAAAATGTCCAAACAAGAAGTAAAAGAAGAGTTCAAACAAACTGAAGGCAATCCGCAAATAAAAAGTAAAATAAAAGAAAAACAGCGGGCCATCGCTATGCGGCGTATGATGCAGGAAATTCCCAAAGCCGATGTCGTAGTGACAAATCCGACCCACCTGGCCATTGCTTTAAAGTATGAAAAAAATATGTCGGCACCGGTGGTTTTGGCTAAGGGGCAGGATTTTATCGCTGAGCGTATCAAACAAGTGGCCCGGGAAAACAAGGTAGTTGTGGTAGAAAACAAACCGTTGGCGCGTGCGCTGTACCCGGTAGTGGAAATTGGGGATGTTGTACCCCCTGAATTATATCAGGCGGTGGCGGAAGTTTTGGCTTATGTATACCGCTTAAAAAAACGCTTGTCTTAGTAAGGAGCGATTTGATAAATGGCTGCACACCAGTCTGCGTTAGTTAGAGGCATAACTAAATACAGTGACATCATGATAGCTGTGGCCATCATTACTATTGTAGTTATGATGATTATCCCGCTGCCGACAATTCTCCTTGACATGCTGCTGACGCTTAACATTACGTTGGCTATGGTTATTGTTATGGTAGCTATCTATAATATAGAACCACTGGACTTTTCTGTATTTCCCTCATTGCTGCTGGTTACTACCTTATTCCGGCTGGCTCTTAACGTATCCTCCACCCGGCTGATTTTATTAGATGGTCATGCCGGGGAAGTCATTGCCGCTTTCGGTAATTTCGTAGTAGGCGGTAATGCGGTAGTTGGCTTTATTGTCTTTGTTATCCTAATTATTATTCAGTTTATTGTAATTACCAAAGGTGCGGAACGGGTCGCGGAAGTCGCGGCGCGCTTTACCCTGGATGCTATGCCGGGTAAGCAAATGAGCATTGATGCCGATCTGAATGCAGGACTTATTAGTGACAAGGAAGCGCGTGACCGCCGGAAAACTATTCAGCGCGAAGCTGATTTTTACGGGGCTATGGACGGTGCGAGCAAGTTTGTTAAAGGTGATGCGATTGCCGCCATTATTATTATTGTGATTAATATTGTCGGCGGTTTTGCCATCGGGATGCTGCAGCGCGATATGGATGCTTTGCAGGCACTGCAGACCTATACCCTGCTTACGGTGGGCGAGGGTTTGGTCAACCAAATACCGGCGCTCTTAATATCTACCGCTACCGGTATTGTTGTAACCAGGGCGGCTTCTGAAG
Proteins encoded in this window:
- a CDS encoding flagellar hook protein FlgE, which produces MMRSLFAGVSGLRNHQTRMDVIGNNIANVNTVGFKGSRVNFQDILSQTLQGASSPQGNRGGTNPKQVGLGMAVASIDTIFTDGSYQPTGKQTDLAITGQGFFILADGNQKYYTRAGNFDFDVQGNYVVPGTGLKVAGWMADSVTGNIDSTGDITTIKIPVGEMMKAQQTNKITFGKNLSASAIKTGTAAERAAADIALTTAKSDKDAADLALKNANTALAAANTALSTAQTDEVKAKASQNALVAAQTAMAAAHAAAVALQNGTPAPVPTAADVALLANTAAALAATAADSATSATQTAANDLKNAATNLKTEADKLAATPPTSTIGAVVGLAATAEGFANTAVTAANGAFTTAEAARQAAEADQQLKKTAQTAASQTALDAATAVTNASEAVKAAYNETSKVPMQVTIYDSQGNPYTINASIIKTGDNTWEFTPSGTAVNKDGVTVGTITGNPSTIAFDRFGVYDALNTMVNSLTIDPAGGPYAGAGAFTVDLDFSAISQYASESTAKATEQNGWADGTLDGVTIDATGTIVGNFTNGMSKNLARVAMAVFNNPGGLNKAGDNLYTETNNSGIADIGTSGTGGRGEFAGGTLEMSNVDLAQQFSDMIITQRGFQANSKIITTTDEMLELLANLKR
- a CDS encoding flagellar FlbD family protein, with the translated sequence MIKVTKLKSQDRDFVVNAELIETIEETPDTVITLTSGKKLIVEESMDEIVRMVMDYRRALFRNMR
- a CDS encoding flagellar basal body-associated FliL family protein; translation: MAEEEKPKKMSMMTIIILIVVGLILAGGISYLIATRVVSDKTVEKSALHEPGHFIKLGDAKDGLILNIGGVNSGRYLKIGLIVELKPEKKTAQKEGKLPSPEEIKILDTAVYVLRSQKIEDFDPAKQDQLKEVLKNEINTVLGGERVYDIYITNFVLQ
- the fliM gene encoding flagellar motor switch protein FliM; its protein translation is MAGPDVLSQSEIDDLLSALSTGVVTAEEIKTEEKQRKIKIYDFKRPDKFSKDQIRTIYMLHENFARMINTYLSAHLRTLIHIDVASVDQLTYEEFIRSMPNPSVISIFQMRPLKGNAILEINPNIVLAIIDRLFGGPGLPPAKARALTDIEEAIIRKVIHKAMESMQEAWKQVVSIEPRMEALETNPQFTQIVPPNDMVVLITLQAKIGQAEGLMNICIPYLVLEPIMSKLTTTFWVSSSTAKQSSPETMNTLQRKLEKTLIPVITELGRATISVHELLNLGVGDVLQLDTKAENDLSVIIGSREKFKCKPGLVGHKNAIQITQVISQGDDNDE
- the fliY gene encoding flagellar motor switch phosphatase FliY, with translation MSDGFLSQEEIDALLRGEPVAASPSPAGQELSDIEKDALGEIGNISMGTAATTLSVLLGRRVSITTPKVSISTLDEIKRQYPLPYLVIEVGYTQGLLGTNILAIREQDALIIADLMMGGDGSNPPTELNELYMSAVSESMNQMMGSTATSISTIFKKKVDIAPPKVNLLDFAIDPDITQIVTGSDPLVRVSFRMEVEELIDSELMQLMPLSVAKEMVENLMNAVQQPAAAPPPQPAPPKPAAPPPQPAPAYAQPTQQPVQNVAVQPVQFAPLKPGGMPGVDTNIGLLLDVPLQITVELGRTRKLIRDILELAPGSVIELDKLAGEPVDILANGKLIAKGEVVVIDENFGVRITDVISPLERVNNLQ
- a CDS encoding response regulator translates to MAIKVLVVDDAAFMRMMIKDILSKNGYDVVGEAENGLKALEKYQELKPDLTTMDITMPEMDGITAVKEIKKIDPSAKVIMCSAMGQQAMVIEAIQSGARDFIVKPFQPDRVLEAVRKAVG
- the fliO gene encoding flagellar biosynthetic protein FliO, giving the protein MRSKFHLSGSVVLIIFVLLFLTGQVLAAAETGEYLKYQEPQPAASSWLATSSYIISLLLTFLLVLGLAYFTSKFLGQRMTRAGGFGGKVYSTLSLGPNRAVHVVEIAGKFMVLGVTEQNITLLNEITSSTEIERIKALQSTANALPPEQFGSIFRRQLVSLKQMPRNFPLVFGSDTPETVDKEPENNNRKR
- the fliP gene encoding flagellar type III secretion system pore protein FliP (The bacterial flagellar biogenesis protein FliP forms a type III secretion system (T3SS)-type pore required for flagellar assembly.), whose amino-acid sequence is MAKAAPLIPNINIGVEEANNPQDVALSLQVLLTLTVLSLAPSILIMMTSFTRIIVVLSFMRSALATQQMPPNQVLIGLALFLTFFTMSPYFDQVNKNALQPMLAGTINQETALTEAMNPMREFMFKQTRENDLALFVNMSEMARPNAPEDVPTSVLIPAFIISELKTAFQIGFLIYIPFIVIDMVVASTLMAMGMMMVPPVMISLPFKLLLFVLVDGWHLVVRSLVSSFH
- the fliQ gene encoding flagellar biosynthesis protein FliQ, with amino-acid sequence MSGDMAIQLGRNALAMVMMVAAPMLVLGLLVGIMVSIFQATTQIQEQTLVFIPKIIAVFVAILVFGPWMLSIMVDYTREIFMNLPAMVR
- the fliR gene encoding flagellar biosynthetic protein FliR → MDLFTLLQNQLGFCLLIFARMSGIFSTAPMFGARNVPVMVKAGLSLLLSYILLPLLAEPNLILPDALLSYVALIIGEFLIGLIMGFACSFIFHGIQMTGALLDTQIGFGMVNVFDPLIGQQVPIIGNFKYILAMLVYLVSNSHHLFLSAMFYSFKIIPVTKGLFQPNMLANIMVDMLVAIFIIAVKISLPISVALVLTDVALGILARTMPQMNIFVVGVPGKILVGIFVLSLALPFYIVFLEVVFNEIFHHMYRLLESFAPV
- the flhB gene encoding flagellar biosynthesis protein FlhB, which gives rise to MKFSTTCTASWKVLRQSKDNRYKLTSFDLQLFNGEKTEEATPKRRQESRKKGQVAKSNEINSVFVILAAFCTLKFLGDHAYTQLTGFMKTTLSSLATPDFTFQSVQLIYVKAVVVLLKTVLPVLFVIMIIAVMINFMQVGAMFSTEVIMPKFSKLNPISGFQRLFSKRSLVELAKSIFKVCIIGYFIYRFAVLQTGDIPKLINMEIIDSVALAASLVIDLAFQIIAVMMILAIFDYIYQWWEHNQSIKMSKQEVKEEFKQTEGNPQIKSKIKEKQRAIAMRRMMQEIPKADVVVTNPTHLAIALKYEKNMSAPVVLAKGQDFIAERIKQVARENKVVVVENKPLARALYPVVEIGDVVPPELYQAVAEVLAYVYRLKKRLS